Genomic DNA from Thermosipho ferrireducens:
TAGAGGTTTTCAAAGATTTTCTTTGAGAAAATGTATACGAAAATGCCCATTGGTATTGCTCCAAAAATATAACTTATAATACGATTAAGAGAATTTGATTTCATTCTGCGTCTTGTTTTTCTGGTATTTTGAACAATGTGCGGATTTGATAAATATTTTAAAAGTATCCAGAAATTTTTCATATTTTCACCTCATTTAAAGTATATCTACGGCGTTTTTTATATTTTCTTCCTGAGCTGTCAATTCCAGGAATAAATCTTCAAGAGATTTATCTTTTCCTTTCTTTAACGTTTCTATATCTCCTTGGGCTATTATTTCACCCCTGTCAATTATTGCTATCACATCGCACATTTTTTCGGCAATTTCAAGGATATGGGTTGTTAGAAAGATTGTTATACCTTGATTTGCATATTTTTTTAATAATTCTTTTAGTATTCTGGCACTTCTTGCGTCTAAGCCAACAGTAGGTTCGTCTAAAAATATAACTTCCGGCTTTCTCATTAAAACACTAATGAGCATTAGTTTTTGTTTCATACCGTGAGACATATCTGAGACCTGTTTATCAAGATAGTCTACTCCAAAAGCATTTGAAAGTTCTTTTATTCTTTTTTTTACTTCATCGTTATTTACCCTGTAAATGTCCATTATAAATTCTAAGTATTCAAAACCTTTTAAATGATCATATATTTTTGGCTCATCCGGGACAACACCTATCCTTCGTTTTATTTCGAGTTCATTTTTCCTCATATCTAATCCCAGAATCTCTATCTTTCCGCTTGTGGGTTTTAAAGAACCTGTTAGCATCCTGATAGTTGTGGTTTTCCCTGCGCCGTTTGGTCCAAGAAAACCAAAGATTTGTCCTCTGGGGATAAAGAGGTTTATTTTGCTTACGGCTGTAAAATCTCCAAACATTTTAGTTAGATTTTCCGCTTTTATCATTTAACCACCTCCTGATGTGTTCGGAAATTTTCTGGCAGAATTCATTTAAGTTTGGTTCACCAAGTATTTTGTGGGTTTTTTTCGATATTCTGAATATTGCTTTATCGTTTTTGATATTTATAATTATTCCCTTTCCGTGTACTATGGCATTTTTATTGAATTTTGCTAAAATGACTATAGGTTTTTTTGTATAATTTCCTTTTTCGCAGCTTTCTGCAACTTTTTCTGAGAATTGCGTAATATAAACCCAGTTATATATTGGAATTTTTTTCATTAACCAGATTTTATACACCACTAAAATTCCAGAAATCCATATGTACTCTGGAAAATACATAATGGAAAAAATTAAAATATTCAAACAAAACATTTTGAGCGTTATTTTGTAATCCAGATAGTTCAAAAAGTTGAAAAACAGGCCAATGGAAATTACTCCGTAATAAATATAGATATTTTTTGAAAGAATTGATAATACTATTATCAGTAAAATTAACGCAACCGACCAAAAATCATCGTTTCTTAATAAGGTACTTTTTCCGGTGTAGCCCAGAAATTTTAATGTTAAATATCTTATTGTCAAAAAAATTATTAAAAAAACGAAAATTTCAACTAACATTAATCGATCACCTCTATCAAATCAAGATCTATAAGTTTTTTAATTATGCACAGAATGTCAAATTCGCTCATTTTTATTCTTTCGAAAATTTCTTTTGCTGAAATACCACTGCTATCAGAAGGGGGTATTAAAAACAGAATCTTTCCTTCTGATTCTGAAAATTCTATTTTTTTTCCCCTGTAAATTACTCCGTTTATAATCTCCTTTTTTAAGTTATAGCTATACTTTAAATCTTCCGTTTTCATTCTGAATTTTTTGGATTTTAATTCGAAGATTTTTAAAATGTCGTTTATATCTATCGTTATTGTTCCGCCGACGTAAGTATATTTCTTGGATGGTCGGCCTATCTTTTTTTCAATTTTAGAAGATACTATTCCAAACTTTTCTAATACTTCAAGATATCTTTGTACAGTAAAAGTGTGAAATCCAAGTTTTCTGGCTATTGTACTTGGATTTTGGTTTGGATTGTTTTTCAAAAAATACAAAACTTCAAACAATTGAGGCGATGCTATTATCTTAAGAAGTTCATTCATTTTTTCTCTCCTTTTTTCAATTTCATTGAAATTATATCCTAATTGAAAATTCTGTCAAGTCTTTAAAAGATGGTTTCAAAATGGAAGGAAATATGTTGACAGAAAAAGTTAATAAGGAATCATTTGCATTTTTGAAGGTAAGTGATCAAATAAACAAAATGGCAGGATTAAACCTGCCATTTATCGTATATTATCCTGTTTTATAAATAATATTCTGGAATAGTGGTTTACAAGAATGGTCTGGGCGGTGGGACTTGAACCCACGACCTCCAGATCCCGATTCTGGCGTTCTAGCCAACTGAACTACGCCCAGAGAGCACAAAATATTTTATCATATTGAAAGTGTGAAATCAAGGATTTGTAGAAGAGATTGGCGAGAGTTGGCGAGTGTTGGCAAGATTAGCGAGGATTAGTAAAATAAGATCCCTCGTCATTACATTCCTCGGGATGACATCCCCCTCACATTCGTTCGGGATGACAATAAAGGAAAAGATCCTTCGTTGCTATGCTCCTCAGGATGACAAAAAACAGCGTGGTTGGATTTCACCTGTGTCATTCCGAACCCGAAGGGTGAGGAATCTTATGATTAGCGAGGTTGGCGAGAGTTAGTAAAAAAGATCCTTTGTCGTTGTGCTCCTCAGGATGACATCTCCCTCACATTCGCCTGGAATGACAGGAAAAGATGTTGTCATTAAACGTTGGATTGTCGATTTTATTGTTTTTCATTCTTTCTTTTCAAAAGTTCCTCATACTTTGTGAGAATTTTAGCAGAATTTAAGGTTTAAAAATTTTGTGGTAAAATAATAAACAAAATTATTTTATTTTTAGGAAGTGGAAATATGATTATTACAGAGCAGTATATAGATGAATTGGAAAAGATTTCAGCGAAGAGTTTTTCTGAAAAAGAAAGAGTTTTATTAAAAAAGGCTTTAAATCTTGCAGAGTATGCCCATGAGGGGTTTTATCGTAAATCTGGAGAGCCTTTTATAACTCATCCTATGGAAGTTACAAAAATACTTGCTACTTTAAAGCTCGATGTAATATCTTTGATAGCGGGTCTGCTTCATGATTCTGTAGAAGATAGCGAAGGAAAAGTAACTTTTGATGTGATACGTAAGGAATTTGGCGATACAGTTGCCATGATTGTTGATGGTGTAACAAAAGTAAGCAAGATCAATGCCCCTGTAGGATTTTCTGATCAAAAAAAGAAGAGTGAAACTATTCAAAAGATGCTATTTGCCATGGCAGAAGATGTTAGGGTTATATTTGTAAAACTTGCTGATAGATTGCATAATATGAGAACTCTTGGATTCGTTGAAGACGAAGAGAAAAGGAAATATAAGGCTTTAGAAACGCTGGAAGTGTACGCCCCTATAGCACATAAATTAGGAATTCACATTATAAAGTGGGAATTAGAAGACCTTTCTTTTAAAGTTTTACATCCAAAAGAATATTATGAGATTAAAGAGTTAGTTTCTGAAAAAAAGAAAGAAAGAGAAGAACGTACTAAAGAATATGTAAATCAGTTAAAACTCGCATTAAAAGAACACAATATTATTGCTGAAGTAGAAGGTCGTTATAAACATTACTACAGTATCTGGAGAAAAATGGTGGAAAGAAAAAAAAGATTCGATGAAATTTACGACTTAATTGGAATTAGGGCTATTGTCAGGGATATAAGTTCGTGTTATACAGCAGTAGGTGTGGTTCACAATATGTGGGTACCACTTCCTGGAAGGTTTAAAGATTATATTGCAGCGCCAAAATCTAATGGTTACAAATCCATTCATACCACAGTGGTAACACAATATGGAGAACCGTTAGAGGTGCAGATTCGCGATCACGAAATGCATAGAGAAGCTGAATATGGTCTAATTGCTCACTGGATTTATAAAGAAAAAAGTATTGACGTTAAACAAAAGTGGCTTTTGCAGCTTCTTGATTGGAGAAGGGAACTGGTTTACGGGAGTACGAGTCTTAGTGATTTAAAAAAAGAGTTGCAGCTTGAGGAAGTCTTTGTATTAACACCCAAAGGTGAAATTATTCATATGCCGGTTGGTTCTACAGTGATAGATTTTGCCTATGCGATTCACACGGAAGTAGGGCATCATTATGCAGGCGCAAAAGTCAATGGGAAGATAGTTTCAATAGATTATAAACTGAAAAACGGTGATGTTGTTGAAATATTAGTAAACAAAACCAGTAAAGGTCCGAGCCTGGATTGGTTGAAATATGCAAAGAGCTCAAGAACAAAGGCTAAAATAAGACGATTTTTTAGAGAAAAGGAAAAAGAGAGATTGGTAGAAGAAGGGAAAGACGTTATAAGAAGAATAGCTAAAAGGTTGGGGATTTCAATAGAAGCGTTATTGGAAAATGAGAAACTTTTAAAATTTATGGAATCGCATAACCTGACCCGTGAAGAGTTTTTTATAAGAATAGGAGAAGGTATTTTTACTTTTAATGACCTTTTAAGTCTAATAGAGAAAAAGGAAGAGCAAAGGAAAAGAATATCGAGCAGAAAAAGAAAGAAGCAGCGAAATCCTGTTGCAATAGATGGTGTGAAGACTATAGATGTTCATGTTGCGAAATGTTGTATGCCTGTGCCCGGTGATGAAATAGTTGGTGTTGCGAGCAGGCGGGGAATTACGATTCACAGGCTAGGATGTAAAAATATCAGAAACATTACCGAGGATAGAGTTTTTAAGGCTGATTGGGTTTCAGGAGAATCAGGATATTTTAGCACTACAATAGAAGTTGAAGTGGATAAGAATGAAAGACTTCCTGAACTTATGTCAATATTTATTTCAAAGGGTATATCTGTAAACAGCGTTAAAGTGTTTGAGCTTGAGAAATGGGATACAGTATACGTACGTTTTACAATTATGGTAAAATCTTTAAATGAACTTACCAGTTTGATTAGAGAAATAGAAAAAAAGGCAGGGGTTGTGAAGGTGAGAAGAACATGAGAGCTGTTATCCAGAGAGTTAAGAAGGCTTCTGTAGAAATCGATGGAAAGGTAGTTGGAAGTATCAATAAAGGATTGGTTGTACTTTTAGGTGTAGGAAAAGATGACACAGATTCTGATATGAATTACCTTGCTGAAAAAATAGTTAATTTACGTATTTTTGATGATTCTGAAGGCAAAATGAATCTTTCTCTAAAAGACGTTGGAGGAGAAATGTTAATAGTTTCACAGTTTACGTTGTACGGAGATTGTAGGCGTGGTAGAAGACCATCTTATTCAAACTCGGCGCCTCCAGATTATGCTAAGAAGATGTATGAAATGTTTATCGATAAGATCAGGAAAATGGGATTAAAAGTTGAAACAGGGGTATTTGGTGAATATATGCAAGTTTCTCTTATAAACGATGGCCCGGTAACATTATTACTTGATTCTAAGAAGGTGTTTTAATGCTTTTGCACGTTTGTTGTGCGCCAGATCTTGTGCCTGCTTTTTTTCGTTTAAAAGCAAGTAACAGTTTAAAAGATGTTAAGTTATTTTTTTATAATCCAAATATTCATCCAGAAAACGAATATGTAAAAAGATATAAAGAGGTGGAAAAATTAGCAACTCAATGGAATTTAGAAATTGTTGAAAGTGATTATGAACCTGATGTTTTTTTTGACTGGGTTAGAGGTTATGAACATCTTGGAGAGAACAGCAGGCGATGTGAACTTTGTATATATTATAGACTTGTGAAAACCGCAGAGGTGGCTCAAAAAATATCTGAAGAATCTTTTGCCACGACTCTTACAGCGTCTCCTCGAAAGGTGTTGGAAAAAATAAATAAAATTGGTAAAATAGTAGAAGAGAAACAGGGGACAAAATATATATCGACGACTTTTAGAAAAGGCAGAGAATATAATTTGGCCTTAAGTTATGTTCGTGAAAATCATATTTACAGGCAGAAATATTGTGGATGTAGTTATTCATTAAATGAGGCCATTAAATTAAAAGAAACTTCTCAAAATAGGCGAAGAGAAAAGTTGAAAAATTATGGAATCAATGGAATTGAATTAGATCCAGAGGAGTTTTATTTAGATGAAAAGTTTTACATGGAATTTTTAGAGAAATATTCTGAGATTATAGCCTTAATTCGCCCACGAGTGGTAATTGTAGATAGTAAATTAAGCAGAAAGTTAAATCTGAAGAAGGGCTGGAATAAGTTTAGTAAATTTAAAACAAAAGTCGTAATAAAAGAAAGGTGAAGGTATGGAAACTATAACTCTGTCATTTGTTGGAAAAAGTGAGAATATAAGAATCGCACGGAGTGTTATTCATAATTTTTTGAGTTTTAAGGGAATTAGTGAGCAAGATGTTTTTGACACAGAACTTGCAGTTAACGAAGCAATAGCCAATATAATTGAACATACTTACAAATTTGAGCCGAACTATATAGTTATGACTTGTAGATGGGAAGTTTCAGGTGTGTTTGAGGTTCTTCTCAGAGATTTTGGTCCTAAAGTTGATCCTACAAAAGTTAGATCAAGGAATCTTGAAGATGTGCGACCAGGAGGATTGGGAGTTTATATTATAAAAAAGATTTTTGATGTTATGGAATTTCGCGAAGTTGATAAAGGCAATCTTTTATATTTGAGAAAAAGTTTTAAATAAGAGAGGTGTAGCTTTTGTTAGCATTGCTGAAAAATATGCCCTTGATTGCTGCTGCTCTGGCATTCTTTTTTGCTCAAATGATAAAAGTTGTTATATACAGGGATTTGAGAGTTTTTGGAAGATATGGTGGAATGCCGAGTGCTCATGTAGCAACAGTTTCAGCGCTTGCGTGGGCTACGGGAAGAGTTACAGGTTTTGATTCTCCTATTACAGCTGTAGCAGGAATTCTTTTATCTGTTGTGGCAGCTGATGCTGTTGGTTTGAGAAGAAAAGTGGATCCAAATAGTGGCCATACATTGATGGAGGCTGTTGTTGGATTTGCTCTGGGAATGCTTGTAGCTTATTTGTTACCTGTTAAATCAAATTGAGGAGGTTTTACAATGCGCTATTTGACGTTGTTGTTAGTAATAGTTATGGTTACGGTAAATTTCGCATTACCTGGTCAATGGTTTAGAGACATGGTAAAAGAATATAGAAGTGCTCACGGTCTTGAGACAGATGAAGATATGTTATACAAAATTGAAGAAGCTGTACTTGAGGCTTCAAAGAATACAGGTTTAGATCCCTTATTGATAATATCAGTAATAGTTGTTGAAAGTGAATTTAGAAATGTTATAGGTTTGTACGGAGAGCTTGGAATGATGCAGATAAAACCCCAAACAGCTGCTTTTGTTGCTAAAAAGTATGGAATAAAGGAACCAGAAGAGGGTTGGATAAGAATCATGTGGGATTTTAAGTTGAACATAAAAATAGGAACTTATTATTTAAAATATTTGTACGAAAAATATGGAAGTATTACAAAAGCTGTTGAGAATTATAATGGAGGGATTTATAAAGAGATTTATGCAAAAAGAATTCTTGAAAAATACAGCAGTATGTTGAAGTTGGCTTCTACTTTCGAAACAGGTGGATAAGGGAGTATGAATAATGAGCTTGTCATCAGTTGTTTTAAAA
This window encodes:
- the dtd gene encoding D-aminoacyl-tRNA deacylase, with amino-acid sequence MRAVIQRVKKASVEIDGKVVGSINKGLVVLLGVGKDDTDSDMNYLAEKIVNLRIFDDSEGKMNLSLKDVGGEMLIVSQFTLYGDCRRGRRPSYSNSAPPDYAKKMYEMFIDKIRKMGLKVETGVFGEYMQVSLINDGPVTLLLDSKKVF
- a CDS encoding divergent PAP2 family protein, producing MLALLKNMPLIAAALAFFFAQMIKVVIYRDLRVFGRYGGMPSAHVATVSALAWATGRVTGFDSPITAVAGILLSVVAADAVGLRRKVDPNSGHTLMEAVVGFALGMLVAYLLPVKSN
- a CDS encoding transglycosylase SLT domain-containing protein, with translation MRYLTLLLVIVMVTVNFALPGQWFRDMVKEYRSAHGLETDEDMLYKIEEAVLEASKNTGLDPLLIISVIVVESEFRNVIGLYGELGMMQIKPQTAAFVAKKYGIKEPEEGWIRIMWDFKLNIKIGTYYLKYLYEKYGSITKAVENYNGGIYKEIYAKRILEKYSSMLKLASTFETGG
- a CDS encoding helix-turn-helix domain-containing protein, producing the protein MNELLKIIASPQLFEVLYFLKNNPNQNPSTIARKLGFHTFTVQRYLEVLEKFGIVSSKIEKKIGRPSKKYTYVGGTITIDINDILKIFELKSKKFRMKTEDLKYSYNLKKEIINGVIYRGKKIEFSESEGKILFLIPPSDSSGISAKEIFERIKMSEFDILCIIKKLIDLDLIEVID
- a CDS encoding epoxyqueuosine reductase QueH encodes the protein MLLHVCCAPDLVPAFFRLKASNSLKDVKLFFYNPNIHPENEYVKRYKEVEKLATQWNLEIVESDYEPDVFFDWVRGYEHLGENSRRCELCIYYRLVKTAEVAQKISEESFATTLTASPRKVLEKINKIGKIVEEKQGTKYISTTFRKGREYNLALSYVRENHIYRQKYCGCSYSLNEAIKLKETSQNRRREKLKNYGINGIELDPEEFYLDEKFYMEFLEKYSEIIALIRPRVVIVDSKLSRKLNLKKGWNKFSKFKTKVVIKER
- a CDS encoding ATP-binding protein, which gives rise to METITLSFVGKSENIRIARSVIHNFLSFKGISEQDVFDTELAVNEAIANIIEHTYKFEPNYIVMTCRWEVSGVFEVLLRDFGPKVDPTKVRSRNLEDVRPGGLGVYIIKKIFDVMEFREVDKGNLLYLRKSFK
- a CDS encoding RelA/SpoT family protein codes for the protein MIITEQYIDELEKISAKSFSEKERVLLKKALNLAEYAHEGFYRKSGEPFITHPMEVTKILATLKLDVISLIAGLLHDSVEDSEGKVTFDVIRKEFGDTVAMIVDGVTKVSKINAPVGFSDQKKKSETIQKMLFAMAEDVRVIFVKLADRLHNMRTLGFVEDEEKRKYKALETLEVYAPIAHKLGIHIIKWELEDLSFKVLHPKEYYEIKELVSEKKKEREERTKEYVNQLKLALKEHNIIAEVEGRYKHYYSIWRKMVERKKRFDEIYDLIGIRAIVRDISSCYTAVGVVHNMWVPLPGRFKDYIAAPKSNGYKSIHTTVVTQYGEPLEVQIRDHEMHREAEYGLIAHWIYKEKSIDVKQKWLLQLLDWRRELVYGSTSLSDLKKELQLEEVFVLTPKGEIIHMPVGSTVIDFAYAIHTEVGHHYAGAKVNGKIVSIDYKLKNGDVVEILVNKTSKGPSLDWLKYAKSSRTKAKIRRFFREKEKERLVEEGKDVIRRIAKRLGISIEALLENEKLLKFMESHNLTREEFFIRIGEGIFTFNDLLSLIEKKEEQRKRISSRKRKKQRNPVAIDGVKTIDVHVAKCCMPVPGDEIVGVASRRGITIHRLGCKNIRNITEDRVFKADWVSGESGYFSTTIEVEVDKNERLPELMSIFISKGISVNSVKVFELEKWDTVYVRFTIMVKSLNELTSLIREIEKKAGVVKVRRT
- a CDS encoding ABC transporter ATP-binding protein, whose product is MIKAENLTKMFGDFTAVSKINLFIPRGQIFGFLGPNGAGKTTTIRMLTGSLKPTSGKIEILGLDMRKNELEIKRRIGVVPDEPKIYDHLKGFEYLEFIMDIYRVNNDEVKKRIKELSNAFGVDYLDKQVSDMSHGMKQKLMLISVLMRKPEVIFLDEPTVGLDARSARILKELLKKYANQGITIFLTTHILEIAEKMCDVIAIIDRGEIIAQGDIETLKKGKDKSLEDLFLELTAQEENIKNAVDIL